In Oncorhynchus gorbuscha isolate QuinsamMale2020 ecotype Even-year linkage group LG03, OgorEven_v1.0, whole genome shotgun sequence, the DNA window CTTTAAGGAGACCAGGTACAATGCCATCGTCAGACAGGTTATCGCCACAGCATGGTGCAGTCTAGTCCCAATCACTGCAGctgagagatgaaagagagagggagggagagagagagcaaaagagaccAAGGAAGAcagaagggagacagagaatgggggtgcaagacagagagagatggagggatacagagagggcagggatacagaggggagagagatacagagaggggagggatggacagATAGGGGGAGGAAATATAATGGGGGAATGAGGAAAAAAAAAACAGTACCTCTCTGCTTCAGACTACGATGAAACTGTAGCATAGCTTTTTGGCTGTAGTTAGAAACACAAACCCAGTATTTATATCCCATTATTCTATTACATAGATGGAAATGACTACTTGATTGATTGATGGCTTACCTTTATAGaacaccccccacacaccttTCTTTTCTGAGAGTAGCCAGGTGTTGAGGCGAGGCACCTTCTTGAGGTATGCACATGTACAGATGAACAGAATCCCAAATACCACAATCCCATCCAACGAGTacactgaggagaggagaaaaaaacaCATAATTTGGTCTGAAGATGACATATGGAGATATGGATGGTGGTTCAATTTTCGATGATGAACTACCATTGCCTTGgatattttaatattttattgACAACAATAGATTGACAGATTGTATCTTGTTGAAGCTAGCACACAATCACTTCTTGATGTCTACAGCAATGGTAAAATACCATTGCCAGTGAAACCAGTTTGACAGCTAGGCTACACTTGATACCTGTGTGATTAGCGTGCTAGATACCTAGCTATGTCAACATCAATTACAAAAGCAGGGTTGATGCCAGTAATAGCTAGGTGATTTATAAACGTCCCACCAAACATGTCACAACATAGATAGCTAGCTACCAGATGGGCGTATTAGAATCCAAATTAACGATGCACTTTTCAGTTCATAAATCAAAATGTTAGCAAATTGATGTTGGCTAACTACAGTACGGTCTGTAGCCACGTCTACAGAACCatatggtagctagctagcaatgtaGCTGGCACAATGTTAATTAATCGAATCACAAAGGGAGAGCTAGCTAACTAAAGCTACAGTATATCGCTAACGTCTGCTTCTTTACTTTGAAAACAGTGCATCTCCTGTAAGATGACCTATAAAACGTCACATCAAACTTACCATTTGTCATGTTTGCAGTTTGCTGTTGTCCAAGACTGTGTTGAAGTCTCAGTTATTTTCAAAGGTCCATGTTGTTGTCAAATGTTGTCCTCCTTCCCTGTGTTAGTCAGCAGCCAGCATGACCAATCGAGTGACAACTAATGGATGGAAAACAAATGACATATCCGGGTTCATCAGGACAGAGCAATGGAACTCAGATATTGTGAGTAACAAAGCCAAACCAAAGatggtttagaaactctgtggacAAACTGGGTTAGTAATGTATTTTtcttaaatgtttaaatgtttgTATTTTTAATCTACGTTCTCCTCCACATGAAAGGGACAATTCACACCAAAATCAAAGTTGGTCAGGTGATCTTTGTCCCAGCCAATTGTGTATCAAGGagagatacagtatattgaaAAATCTTGGAGAGTTATGGAGCTTCACAGTGGAGTGTCTGTAAGAACACTAGGATCTCAGTTCTCATTTGACTAACTATTGTTGCACTCATAAAAAAtatgtcagtttaagctagagatatctgttttgtTGCATGGACTGCGTCTCAATCCACTTAATCAGCCTATGTCGGCCTTCCACATATGTGGTGGATGTTTTGGCCTActaactaatatgacccctctatggaaagatgagactcacaAAGCCCAGTAGGACTGGTATGAAGGTAACCTGGTACCGGTtttaaaaatgaatggaagtatggaggttaAATATCTGTTAAAACTAATATTTCCTAAtatttcttatatctcctagatataggacagacaattCCAAACCTTCCTTATGATCcattttttctctctgtttttccatATCTTAGCTTCGTAGAACCCATAaagatggatggattatttttAAGCAAGAATGCATCCAGGTGAAACAGGGGATGAACTTCAGAAGTTAAGGACTAGGAACTATATTACACATTCAACATGTTCAAACACTACATGCTTCCAGTCTATGAGGTTGCCAGACTGATTGATTGGAAGTAGTGATGTGCAGTTCGCAAACGATTTGATGCGTTTTTCCGAGTGACATGTTATTTTTGGTCGTTAGTTTGTTTGACCTTGTAGCTGCAATGAATTCCACAGCAGCATTAATATGCGCTCCTCCGGCTCAGTGGCTCGGGATACAGCACTTGCTCTGACCCACTGTCTATCCGACCAACTATGCGCACAGAAAAATAAATCATGCTGCAGGCAATGTAGAgaataaaaatacatatttagaACTGATAATTGATCGCATGGTGCAATAATTAATGCAATGAATTGATTATCGATGGACACAGCTTTGTAGAACCAAAACATGGCATACACAGCTCAACTCGAACTCTAGTACGAATCGTTTGGGGGGCTGCAGTTTGCAAACAATATTGTGCTAATCTCCCTGGTGGCAGTCAAGCAATTGCATTCCGCCAAGAGTCGTTCACATTCTAGTCCGGTTGTGGCCATAGACCTTGTTTGAAACGTATCAATAAATAGTCTTATTTGTAGGCTATGCCTAGAGATCAGAAATGTACATTGTTTGAAGCACACGTTTATGATTCTCATTCACAAATAACAGCTCCAATAAGCCCCCTATGGCGAACAAGAGGCTTGTAGAATTCGTTCAAGTTTTTAATTCGAAATGGAATGTGAGCTAGCGAGATCAGGATAGTTTGTATGAGGCTAGGAGGACATACATACTCTGTAGAAACCTGGAAATGGGGGTGATTGGTGGAAATGTCAGTCAGGAAATGTGTTGATtttctacatactgtatataaagcTAAACAAATAGGGTGTAATGAGTGTCTTTGATATAAGTGTATAGCATGCGCATGCTAATCCGTTAGCTGCAACCTAATTAAACTAACAAGCTAGGCCTATGATTACTGCAAGTAAAAATGTGTGCAGCAGGCTCGTCCAGATGGCAATTCAAAATATTGGGGAAACATCAAGATAGTAAGGCCATCATACCACTGTGATATGTTAAATAAGCCCAACGGGTCAATCACTATTGCATACATACTTTTTTTTTCAACATTTCAACACAGTTTCTAAACCTGTCTTAGATTTCAACATGTAGCCTACAGTGAAAGGCAAAGGATATTAGGAATTACTACATATTTCAGTGGGAGTTCCCTGTTGGCCAAACTCAAATCACGTGAGATGTGTGAATAGGGAGGGGGAAGCATTTCAGGGGCTTATTAAAACTGATTCTAttgcaaaacgtttcttaaacggaagcaaccTGGACAAAACGGGTAGGGCCCTACCTGAGTTTGTTCAATAGAAAAACGTATTTTTTTtcaactgtttggactaatgattacacccagtTCACGGTCCCTCTCAACACAGTCAAGGGGCGCGTTTGAGTGGCTGAAGCAAAGGACAGTAGACAAATGTCGAGGAGTAAAGTTGGGGAAGGTGCAGCGGTGATAGCCGCAGTCAGACACTAATGTGGTTTTTCAACATGGCAGTGTTGCAATTGTTTATAAaagtgttttacattgtacagtCAATTAGTGAGAGAGAAACCCAAATATCACCGTTATTTGTATATATCCACTGTTCGACATGAATGGCAGCAACGTTGGTTAATTAATAATGCAGGGGTGGCTTCGGGATGAAGTTGGTGAAGAGCATAGAGATAGAGGActtatatttgtatatatttacTTTTTGTACATATACTTTAAAATGGCAGAagcatggtggaagccctcaatgtaggccgtcattgtaaataaaacaaaaatgggGCTGACAATGCCAAAGCGTCCCTTTGGCCACTAGAGGACTCTATTATTATCTATGGTGAAGAGCAACTGCAAAAACTTGCAGTTGAATGCAGTCCAAACGTCATGACCTTTGAACGTATTATTTTTGTGAAATTCATGTTGTCCACATGTAGGCGCAAATCGGACAATTTTTTAACCACATAATATAATGCAATGCATTTTGAAAGTCGACTTGACAAAAGTGATCCTCTGAACGTACCCATGAACAGGATAGCAATCTGCAGAGAGGAGAAATCAATCATTGCTCATTGTGTTTCGGGCTCTGCTGTTCAGTCATAGCTCAATGTGTTCAGGCTCTGCTGTTCTCATGTAGTGCACTGGATAAAGTTTGCACGGTCCGGAATGCGCGAGACCAAATTCGTCTATTGGTTGGGTCAACAATAGTTATCGTTGTATTGAGTTTTAGGCACCACCAGCATCACTAGTACCACGCAAACGAGGAAACCGAAGTTACGACGGGCTTGTTTGTCTGCATTCTGCAGGGAATGTTTCCCAAGGAGAGACCCACTTTCTACCGACAGGATCTCAACAAGACGATATGGGAGGTCCCGGAGCGGTACCAGACCCTGTCACCGGTCGGCTCGGGAGCCTACGGGTCCGTCTGGTAGGTACCTTTCCACTAAATCAACTATATCTACGAGAACTAGAGCCTGCTTAGTGAACTCTGCTCCGTCCTACGAAATACATTCCATCCATATTACAAGTATATAAACTACAGATACTATAGAGTTACCCTTTCATAGACGCTAAATGCTTATGCCCCTATTGACGGTATAAATATTTTGACGAAGTTTTGCTTTCCCTTGCGGTACGGTTTGGGAGAGATAAGGAACATAATTTTCATATcagttaaaaaaaggttaaattacTACGCACTCGAGCCTTTTAGGGGCGTAAGTAAGTTTTTGTTGGGGGCTCCCACCTTGTAGCAAAACACTTTTAGTGATCCCCGCCTTGTCAGCAGAAAGAAATTGCatttttaaagttaatttcctgcaattctacacattttgccatgacttacagtgccttgcaaaagtattcatcccttttggcgtttttcctaatttgttgcattacaacctctaatttaaatgtattttatttggatttcatgtaatggacatacacaaaagagtccaaattggtgaagtgaaatgaacacagcgttgtacgagatcttcagtttcttggcaatttctcacttggaatatccttcatttctcagaacaagaatagactgacaagtttcagaagaaaggtctttgtttctggccattttgagcctgtaatcgaatccacaaatgctgatgttccagatactcaactagtctaaagaagaccagttttattgcatctttaatcagaacaacagttttcagatgcgctaacataattgcaaaagggttttctaatgatcaattagccttttgaaattataaacttggattagctaacacaacgtgtgattggaacacaggagtgatatttgctgataatgggcttctgtatGCCTAAATAGatattccagctacaatagtaatttacaacatttagCAATATCTACACTGTCTttctgataataataataatatatgccatttagcagacgcttttatccaaagcaacttacagtcatgtgtgcatacattctacgtatgggtggtcccggggattgaacccactaccctggcgttacaagcgccatgctctaccaactgagctacagaaggacatctatttgatgtttttttaatggacaaaaaaaatggcttttctttcaaaaataaggacatatctaagtgacccaaaactgttgaacagtagtgtgtgtacatgcatacatacataaactcaggaaaaaaagaaacacccctttttcaggaccctgtctttcaaagataattcgtaaaaagtGTAAAGGGTCTAAACACTGTTCCCCATACTTgtccaatgaaccataaacaacggtcattaagacactaaaagcttacagacggtaggaaattaaggtcacagttatgaaaacttaggacactaaagaggcctttctacagattctggaaaaacaccaaaagaaagatgcccacggtcactgctcatctgcgtgaaagtgccttaggcatgctgaaggaggcatgaggactgcagatgtggccagggaaataaattgcaatgtccttattgtgagacgcctaagacagcgctacagggagacaggacggacagctgatcgtcctcgcagtggcagaccacatgtaacaccacatgcacaggatcggtacatccaaacagcACACCTGCgggcgggacagg includes these proteins:
- the LOC124031637 gene encoding protein kish-B-like is translated as MTNVYSLDGIVVFGILFICTCAYLKKVPRLNTWLLSEKKGVWGVFYKAAVIGTRLHHAVAITCLTMALYLVSLK